Within Candidatus Binataceae bacterium, the genomic segment CGCGCCTTATCCCCTACGTGCGCGACAACCGCAGCGCCTATTACGTCCAGCACAACCTCGGCAAAAAGAGCCTGTGCGTGGACGCGCGGCGCCCCGAGGGCGCTGCGATCCTGCGCGAGCTGGCGGCCAAGGTTGACGTGCTGGTGGAGAACTTCGCCCCCGGCGCGATCGCGCGCCTGGGCTTCGGCTACGAGGAGGTGCGCAAGCTCAACCCGCGGGTCGTGATGTGCTCGGTCTCGACATTTGGCCAGACCGGCCCGCTCGCCAACGACCCTGGGTTCGACTTTATCGGCCAGGCCTACGCCGGCATCACCTCGCTCATCGGCGAGAAGGACGGGCCGCCGGTGATCCCGCTGATGGCGATCGGCGACGTCAGTACCGGCGTGCACGGGATGGGTGCGATCGCGTGTGCGCTGCTCCATCGCGAACGCACCGGGCAGGGCCAGTATATCGACGTCTCGCTGCTCGATTCCTATTTCGGCTACCACGACATGGGCCTGGAGCTTTACACCGCAAGCCGCGGCGCGTCCCGCGTCGAGCGCTCGGGCCGGCACTATCCAGGGCTCTGCCCGTGCGGCATTTTCAAGGGCAAGCAGATGTACTTCATCATCATGGCCTGGCTGGACCGCCATTGGGCGCAGTTCTGCGAGCAGGCGATGGGCCGGCCGGAGCTGGCGC encodes:
- a CDS encoding CaiB/BaiF CoA-transferase family protein; amino-acid sequence: MAGQFRHVLDGYTVLDFTQFVAGPTVTRLMAAMGAEIIKVELAPDGDRARLIPYVRDNRSAYYVQHNLGKKSLCVDARRPEGAAILRELAAKVDVLVENFAPGAIARLGFGYEEVRKLNPRVVMCSVSTFGQTGPLANDPGFDFIGQAYAGITSLIGEKDGPPVIPLMAIGDVSTGVHGMGAIACALLHRERTGQGQYIDVSLLDSYFGYHDMGLELYTASRGASRVERSGRHYPGLCPCGIFKGKQMYFIIMAWLDRHWAQFCEQAMGRPELARDPRFADNPSRLNNRDQVVAVIEQWLASMPDDEKSLEVMRAARIPVAPIRPLEEVMKHPHLRERGAVATVHDRVLGDFQVPGFPIRFSELPVDSSLPAPLLGEHNEEILKKHLGYSSDRIASLAAAGVLLSKPY